The Gossypium hirsutum isolate 1008001.06 chromosome A03, Gossypium_hirsutum_v2.1, whole genome shotgun sequence genome contains the following window.
AAAAGCTAAAGgtgattgttttttttctttcttttttaagtaGTGTGGGTATAAGATAAAGGCATATTATTAGTAGAATTAAAGCAAGGGTACTTTAAGataggtttttctttttaaatgcaTGGCAGGTTCGTTGTATATTATAATTGCATGCATGATGCACTTCATTCGTTAGTTTCACGATATTGTCCTATAGCTAGAGGCTTTTTAATATGTTTTGCTTTTCAATTAAACTTTTGAGTTGGCTTTTTCAATGTATTTTGGTTTCTATCACGTTTATATTTTATGCCTTCTAATTCAATATATACTTTATCCATTATGCTTATATTGGAGATATTTGATCCACCGCAATGAATAAAttctcaaatcagattgaattggATTAAGTCTTAGTTCGATTAGTATGTTTATTGCTGTCAATGCAGGAATATGTGGGTTCGAGTGttctgaagcgcattatcctcctatttatgggttgcgGAGGGGCTATGCCTAGTTCTATGCATTGTGTCCAACTCGTTCTTGACATTTTTGGGGTCCTAGGCGAAACAATAAACTGGGTCTTTTTaaacaataattataaaatgtaatacaatAAAAGCTGAAATTTTTTTAGGGCCTTAAGAGATGAAGCATTTACGGTGAAAAACTGAAAACCTTaggcatttaattaatttattttaatctgAATTTTTCCCACATTAAAagctgaaaaaatatttttttgagacCCTTCCAGCCTTGGGCCCTAGGCGATTGCACTCTCAAACAACCTCTAGGGCCGAGCCTGATTGTGTCAAAAAGAACTGTTATGATTAAAATCTATAATAAGATTGTTCAAAAAAGAAACTTATGCATGTATCAATAAGCTGAATAATGATATGGAGAATTggattaaattaatcaaattaattagttaattttacagtttaatatattgaatttcgaaaataaaaaagataaatatcaaatttatatatgagctttggtttaatgtgtaatttgatacatgaatttttgtttgatgcaattatacatatgaaacttGAATTGTGGTTCATGTGTTGTTGAGGGAAGTCGACTCCTTCGCAAGAAGTCTTTGAAATGTCATTTGCCAAGTAGTTGACGTTGCCTTCAACAATCGAAAGTATTGTCCTCTTGTTGAGGTTTTGCCCCCCAACCTTCACGAAGAGTTAAGTGCTAATATTGGGCGTGTGAATAATTATATATGGAGGTATATGGGCGCACCATGGATCAAACCACCAACCTAGGCTTTATATAAACCTTATAAGCAAACCTAGTACCACTTAAGCTACGGACGCAGTAGAGGCTGCCCACAACATATGtaattgaaattttggttttgattcaattatacacatttaaagaaatgaatatatacatttattttaatattggattaatatttttagttgtgTGTGCATTATATCAGAGCAAAACAATGCTAATTTGATAATATTgttactaatttgtgaaacttgaatcaaattaaaatttcatgtataaaatctcaaaaaataaaaaagttcatGTATTATATTGCAAATtagatcaaaattcatgtataactTTGATATTTATCCAAAAAAATGTTGATCAAAACTGGTAAAAGATAGAGACTTGAAAACTAGAAAGATTgattaaaaacaattaaatagtCACCTATCAATCTGGTCCCAACTCAATTAGGAAATTAACAAATACccaatcatttttaaaaataataactataCTATGAGGTTTTTTCGTCTTTTTGTATTTTGATATCGTATCTAGAATAATATATGCATGATAAGATTTGAACCCAATAAATAAAAGCCTTTGATATTTTAACCTTATCATTTTAACCAGagccttatttatttttatatgagttttataaatttatttgttaCATAAATTCTTTTTGGCACACGTTGTGCCATAATTTAGTGTTTTCGGTTGATTTATTAATCTATTTTTaactataatattattttaatttatttttaaatttttaattattcataattaccatttttaaaatttttaatataattatactaCTCGATTCAATCCATTAAATCGATAACCAAAAATTTAATCGGTTCAATTTCCAATTTGTTTTTCTATCGATGAGTAACTCCAAGTCAAAAAATATATGTAGTCAGGGGCGTAGCtaggggggctggcatgggcccggccccccctaaaatggaaaattttattttacgcccttaaattttttttaaaattttaaattagtaaaggtaaaatttcactttggcccccctaaaattataaaaattcaatttaatcctttacaaattataaaaatataaattataaaaaattaaaatttcatccgactccccctaaaaaaattttctggcttcgcccctgtgtGTAGTGTGAACGATAAAAGCATTAGGGAAGTTACTATATTAGGAGGCAATTTGCATTTTGCtctctttattaaaaaaaattgacaaattagtcattgtacgtTAGATAAAAGAGTAAACTGATTCTTCTATTAAAactttcatctatttctactgcTGAAAACTTGTCCCCGTACATTAGCATGAGGTATATTTGACACGTCACATGTAACTGTCTAGCTATAGCGCTAGCTACACTAGTTTTTTatagtaaaaatgaatgaaatttttaacagaaatgactaGTATACTCTTTGTTCTAATGCAAatagactaatttactcattttcgattagatgaaagtaaaatacaatttaactcgtAGCACAGGGGCTCCATAGTACTTTTATTTAATGTAAACCAATAAGATCAAACTAATAGAGAGAACCCACTGGGCCAAAGCCACTGATTAGCActtcttaattaaaaaattgcAAAAGCCCAAATATAAACTTCAGCCCATAAAATCTGGAGAAACATTTTACGCTACCAGCGCAAAATAGCACTAAACTACTAAAACAAAGCCCAGGTTCACAGGCCCTTTTCAATAAAGGCTTTATTTGTAAATAGACCCCTAAACTATACCTCAATTTGGAGATCGATCCTTAGATTTTTTTCAAGAATGATactatattttcaattttatctcattttgccaaaaaaaaattgtacaatATCCAATAAAAAATGCCACGTTGCATGTTCATAAAATTTTTGAGTAAACCGAAACAAAATTAATAGTTTAGGTATACTTTCtttatcttaaaaaaaaataaaggaccaATCTGAGTATAAAGCTATAGTTTAAGGGTCAACTGACAATAAATCCTTGCAGAAACACCCCTtgattttttctcaattttctttttccttctttcttcttctttctatcACCGCGCTAAAAATCTCCTCTCTGTCCGTATAGTTTCCAAAATCCAACGCACTAGATTCAAGGTCAGTTATTTTAtaaccttaatttttttataattttaattattattttgttgaaAGAAAAAAACAGAAGAAAATCTCTAAGTGAATCACTAATAATTTCAAATCTAATTCTCATTGTTGTTCTCTCAATTATTCAATAGAATATTCGAAATGTCATCTCAGGGAAGCTTTTTGAATTTTGTTCTCCttgttttcgttttttttttgtttaatttcgtTTTGTATTTGCTGAGATAACTGAGGTCAAGATAGAAAAGAATGGGAAAGTTTTTcgaatttcatttaattttctgTGTGGAGTTGATCGTTTTTGCTTAGGTTACTATTTGTGTGCTCAGTTTATGTCTTTATTtacattaagatttttttttcgtgaaaattcatccattttaagCTGGATATGAGCAATTTCTTTGTTAAATTGAGCTGTGAATGATGTTATGTTATCATTAGGGTTTGATGTAGAAAATGACACCTAGATATTGAAGATCTCTTTGTTAAATGCAGGAAAGATTGGTAAGCTGGCTAGTTAAAGTAAATATATAGTTTTGGTTAAATGATAAAGACTGATAGTGAAGTACAGAGATGTACATTTGAAAAATGCACATTGTCACTTGCATGCTACTAATAGAAAGATAAGTTAGGGTATGTGATGGCCTTGTGTCGAGGCGAGAGTTGATGTTTTAAGGTAGCTCTTTCAAAGTCTGCTCTGAGTAATTTGTTCTTAAGTTTATCTTTTGAACATCTGGTATTTTATATGATATCTTGATTTCTAAATTGTTTTTAACAAAGATTTTGCATTGCCATTTACCTCCACTGCCTATTTTCGATCTCTTGAAGTTTCTTATTATAATAATACTGTTTATTACATTTGTAGACAtggtaatttttagtttttcttttttttcctctcgCTGTCTCTCTCCCTCCGCTTTTCCCCATATTATAGTGTTTTTCTTATTCAAATGCATAAGTAAAGGAAGATGCATTGGACAATTTCTGTTAGGATCTAGCTTGGAGAAATAAATGGTTCTAAATAGGGAACTCTAATCAGTAGCTTATGAAACAACAAAGTAGTAAAAGTGGCAATAGCTTGGTTTTTAATGAAGCTTAATGTCTTAGGATTTCTTACTTTATTCATTGTTATTTCCTTTTACTGTGTTTCCTTGCGAGTATTTTAGGTCTGCTTCAACATTAGATGACTGATAGTTGATATTTTACTTATTTCGGTTGGTTAATTAATGTTGATCCCTATAATATTCCGTCTCTCGAGTTTTATTAGCTTAATTGGGATGTAGGATGTCTGCTGCTGGCGCATTGAATTCTACATGAAACATTCTTGAAAATTATTGCTATCACTTGcaatctttttttttacaaattgtgATTGGTAAGACTTGTTCTTTTTATTGTCAATTTAGGTGAAACTTATGTTACAGTTTTGGGCTTTCAATTGTATGTTTGGATCTTTGGATTCTGTCTTCTGAATAATTTTACCCTCTGCTCTGTCAAATTTTAGTATCTATTTATTTGCTAAAACTAAAAATCCCCTACTTTTTTTGGTAATATGGATGCTGATATTTTTCATTGTTAGCTTTCTACCTGATATGATCAATGTTGAACATATGGGTGTTTCTCCACCAGAAACAAAGAGCGAAAAAGgaaaccattttgcccctgaagAGACAACATCAGAGCAGGCCCATGAATTAGGTAGTGAATATTTACATACTGAACTTTCTGAAAATAAACATCCATGTGGTTATGCAAGAACTCGAAACGAATCAGCTGAAACTGCCACTGGTGTGTCTTGCTCTGACATTCACGAATCATCTTCTGGATATGTGGATAAGAATTCTCCACCTGAACATTTGGGTTTGCTTCCTAAGTATGCGAGTGAGCATAACCCTCCCGATAATAGTTTTTGTCATCAAGAAACCGTATCAGGGATGACACATGAGTATGGTTCTGGATATGTGCATGAGACATCAGAAAAGAAGCATCAGCCTGGTTCTGATATTGTTCAAAATAATCTTGAAGAAGCATGCACTTTGGTTTGTGGCCTTCCTGCTGAACATTTGCGACCATGTTCTGAAGAGTTTTCCAAGAATACTCTCACTGAAAGATTAGGGGTTTTGCCTGAAGATTCAAGCAAGTGCACCCAGATTGATCAACTTTCATGTCCCCAACTAGGTAGTGTGGAACCAACAGCTGCCTTTGGTTCTATAAATACAAGTAAGGAACTTGGTGAACCAACAGAGCAGCAACAACAGCTTGGTTCTGAAAGTTTATCAAATGGTATAGTAAAAAGTCCTACTGCTACATCTCATAATGCTTTTTATCAAGCCTTGGAATTGAATCCTGAGGTTATGAACCAGAGTAATTGTGGCCAACGTTTGCAGTCACCTTCTGAAGGTGCTAGCATTGTTTCTCAGATTGGAAAGAGTTATCTTGTTGAGCCTTTAGGATTGCCTCCAGGATTTGAATCTGGAAATTCTTGTGTTCAACAACCAAAGCTCCATTCTGAAGACATGGCTCAAAGTTCTGGTGTGGAACAGCATGAAGCAACACCTAAGAATTTTCTTGAGAATTCTGTCCAAGGCAGGGATGGAGAATCTTCAAAAACAAGGAAAAAGTATACGCCAAGACCTTTGTCAAGCAGTGACAGGGTCTTGCGTTCAAAATCGCAAGAGAAGTCTAAAGCTAGTGAGTTGAGCAATAATATCACTGATATTGGCTCTAGTGAACAGCAAAAAGGGaagaacaggaataaaatgattGAAAAAAGAGAAGTTTCTGATGAATATTCAAGAATCAGGTCACATCTTAGGTATTTAGTGAATCGAATAAACTATGAACGAAGCCTGATTGCGGCATATTCGACAGAAGGCTGGAAGGGACTAAGGTTTGTTTAATTTACTGTTTTCTGTTTTATCTTGTTTGTTGTTgctacaaaattttatttatgagCTGATTCTTACAGCAATGGTACAAAATGTTTCTGTCTTGATCTTAAGTCTATCATGTCATAGATTATAGAATTGCCAAAGGGAGGTCAAAGAAAAGAATACAAATTTAACCATCTAAATGCTACCAAAACTTGTACTGCCTTAAGAATAGGTCGTCTAATACCAATTTCAAACTTAATGGAATGGCTATAAAAGCGTGGCATTGAATCTTCATCATCATGAACAAAATTAGTCTCTAGGATGAGGGCCTGTATACTTATTAGCTTCTGCAAGCTTTCTTGTTATTTCTCACTAGTGCCTTCCTCATATAGTCATTTTTTCTCTCATATTGTTTTCACCATCAGTGTAATTGGTGcagtatttatttcatttttgtggttgtatctGTGCTATTATGTTTTATAGAGATGACAACTTATAAAGATCCTCAAATACTTTGCAGTTTCCCAGATAGGAAAAAGTATTTGAAAATTGTgtaattttaatagtaaaatgaaCTGTATACATGATTATAGTGCTAAAGATTGATCTCCCAAAAAGATATCATAAGTTTATAACCCAAATCAGGTAGTATAGATTTATAACTTCGATTGTCTTTGTGTATTAACTGTTGAGATTTGAAGGATAAATTCAGCATTTATCTTCAGAGAGTAGGTTGCTTTGGACTGAAATTGATATTGATACTCCACATCTGTCATCAACCTGATTGTCCATTTCCCTATGGATAGCTAACATCTGTTTGTTGCTTTGGACTGTTTGTGTAACCTGCAGCTTAGAAAAGTTAAAGCCAGAGAAGGAGCTTCAACGTGCTACATCTGAAATTCTTCGACGCAAATTGAAAATTAGAGACCTATTTCAACGTATCGATTCATTATGTGCTGAAGGAAGGCTACCAGAATCTTTGTTTGATTCTAAAGGAGAAATTGACAGTGAGGATGTAGGAGAATCATAGTTACAAGCATTGCTTGTATTTTTTAATTGCTATTTTCTTATTGATGATAATAATTTGTCTTGGAATTGGAAATGCTTAGACATGAAATCCATGAATTGCAGATATTCTGTGCAAAATGTGGGTCTAAGGACCTGTCTGCCAACAATGATATCATACTCTGTGATGGTGTTTGTGACCGTGGATTCCATCAATATTGCCTGCAACCCCCTTTGTTAAAAGAAGACAGTAATACTCTCCATTGCCTGATTTAGACTAATGAATTGGTAGtgggttttgaaattttttcttatcattaatgctttttctttttctacctATTCCCCTTTTGCCACAGTTCCTCCTGGTGATGAGGGTTGGTTATGCCCCGGATGCTATTGCAAACTTTTTTGTATCGAACTGGTTAATGAATCTCAAGGAGCAAGTTTTTGTCTTGCTGACAGTTGGGAGGTTGATAACAGATCTTCTTTCTTTTCACTAGTTATTACTTACCCATGCACGCATGTGCACCCGCACACATATATCTATTTTAAGTCCTTACCATGTTCCTTCCTATCGACAGAAGGTCTTTCCTGAAGCAGTAGTAGCTGCAGGTGGACAAAATCAGGATCCTAACTTAGAACTACCATCAGATGATTCTGATGACAGTGATTATAATGCCGACAATTCAGAACCTGATGAGAAGGATCAAGGAGATGAGTCAAGTTCTGATGAATCTGATTTCACTTGTTCATCTGAGGAATTGGAAGTACCGCGTAATGTTGATCCATGTTTAGGGCTTCTGTCTGATGACTCGGAGGATGACGATTATGATCCTGATGGTCCAGATCATGATAATGTGGCTGAGCCCgaaagttcaacttcagattttaCATCTGATTCTGAGGATCTTGGTGCTATGTTAAAAGTTAATAGTTCTTCCCCAAAAGATGAAGTACCTGTGTCTAACATTGGCTCCACAGATTCCAAAGGACAAAAACCTAAACTTGGCGGAAATGAGTCCCGGAGTGATGAACCGTCATCAATAATGGATTCAGCTTCTGGACAAGATGGTACTGCTGTTTCTAAGAAACGAAGCAGCGAAAAGTTGGACTACAAAAAGTTATATGATGTGAGTGTCATTTCAAAATAAAGTATTATCTTAGACATGGTTACCTCTCCCGGCATATTTTTCAATTCTCGGTTTTTCAATTTCACCATTTAGAGAACTTGCCAAGATCCAAAGCTATAGTAGTTCATGTAACTTTTTTGACAGTTGAGTCATTTAAAAATGTTTTGGTCATTCCTTCTTGGTTTGCTCATCTTCTTTTGGGTATTCACAGGAGACATATGTCAATTTTCCTTCTAGTTCAAGTGATGATGAAGATTGGAGTGATACCATTGCACCAAGAAAAAGGAAGAGATGTGCCGCAGGAGCCTCTTCAGCACCAGAAAATGGAAATGCTTCTTCAAGTAGGAGTCTGTCAATATCCGAAGGTTCAAAGCTGAATCCAGAGCATAAACTAAGGAGAAACATGCGCCACAACTCAAATTTTAAGGATACAAATTTATCCCCTGCTGAATTAAAGGGTGGCACTTCTGGATCGGGTTCAAGTGATAAAAAAGCAGGTTCATCAACACATAGAAGACTCGGAGAAACTGAAAAGCAGGTATATAGGGTGTCTTATACGACTGATAAATGACTCTGAACGAAAACCAAACATTTGTATAATCAAAGCTTTTTTGCTTGTGAAAAAGTAGTGATCAACTTGATTAATACTTCGTATCTTTGTCTTCTAAAAATATAGTGATTTAATTTGGGTGGATATTTTGGTGTGTAGAGGCTTTGTGAATCGTTCAGGGAAAATCAGTATCCTGATCGAGCCACGAAAGAGAGATTAGGTAAAGAGCTCGATATGACTTTCCGGCAGGTATTACCTTTCTCTACTTGCAATGCAACTAAATGCCATATTTTCTGAActatctcattttcttttcttgagAATCTTAATGTTGTTGGTTTAATTTCGGGGTTCTTATTCGTGAAGGTCAGCAAATGGTTTGAAAATGCTCGTTGGAGCTTCAATCATCCAACATCTAATCAGGAAACCGCAGCTAAAAGATTTGCAGAAAATGCCATAGCCTCTGCTTTTCCGAAGAAAAACTGAATGATCGGCATCGTAGAGAGGGAGAAAGAGAGAAATCAAAATTGGTGAAATGGAGAGGTATTGAGACAGTTGATTTATATAGCTTTAAATTTAATGAACATTATAGGATAGGAATAGAAGGAACCCTGTTGCTCGAGGAAAATTTGCAGTGAAATGTTGTGACCCTTATCCAAATAGatatttaaatgctttattttttaaatctctgttttaattaattttttatataggtTTCTTTTtcaggatttttttttaaagaatgaatgaatgtaaataaggGTGATCGAGTGAAAATTTTGCTAATTcagttgaattttattttaccattttaacttggtttgagttaaattaaaaaattaaacatgttagattaaaatattattacaatataactaatttcatgttaaatgacataaattttaaaaaaaaatttaaagcaaaataataataaaaaataatttggcatgataaacttgaatcactAATTAACCTATTTAGCTTCTAAAagtattattttagaaattttagaaaatttcaacTTTCTTTATATTCtttagttttttctttaaaattataattttttaaaaatataaattttagaacttttattaatatttagaatcttgaaaattattttgaatttttgaaaattattttaacattttttgtaattttttgttgAGAGATCAATTTgtccattttaaaattaacaaagaCTAAAAAAATACATTTGTCCAATATCTTATTTGAGTTATTTAAAATTCATCTCGACTCAGAATTTAAAACTTgaataactcaaaatttgaataaaagtttaaataaaaaaaatcaagttcatcAATTTGATAAAGATTATGCATATCAAATTAAACTTTTTTCTTACTCCTGGATTAGGTAAAGTCCTGAAGAATAGACCACAACTTGGAATTCAAATTAATGGTTCTTCAATTGCAATGCAAACGCGTCGGTCAAATAGGTCATGCCGCAAGAACAGCCTTTGCTCATTTGAGCCACCCATGTGATGAGAGAAGTATCAAAACCGAAAAGGCATAATTCACTATGTGCATATGAAACGTAAAAAACATAAGcacaataattataaaacaaaatattatgtTAAAGCTATCAATAACATGTATTCAAGCATCACAAACCAAAGGAATTGATGATCAACTGGAGTAAAAATCTAAATGTGCTTAACAAGGCGATCATATAAGAGAATTACAGGTTTCTTCCTTCCAGTATCGTAAATAGAAAACATGTCTTTTTTTATTGAGATTTTTCTAATCAGACGACTTAAGCCTCTGGTTCCCCACAGTAACAAACTAATCTTCGACATCCAATTGCACTCTGCTGTGCTCATCCATGGCCTTTCAAGTACCTGCAATGAAAATTCGTGAAGTTATCTGCACAAGGTTTTCGATCACTTTGGATAGAGCTGTTAGCCACAGCTTGCTTCATTGAATTTATTTCATGTGAACAAATGTTATTCGACCAAAAATCATAATTCAAGATTGAATTTTACTTGCATGCAAGAAACAGAAAGCACAAATCTTAGAAACTCAAGTCTGAGAAAAATACCCACAAACAAAGGAACAAAACTATAGGAAGGTTCCCGATAGTTGCAATAAGCTAGCAAAGTGCTTTAAGTGATCACCTTAAGCAAAATCACAAGCAAAACAGTCACATTGTTGTTCTAACTAACGAGTTTCAGGGGGTAGTGCATTCAATGAGTATGAATTCTTAATGAACTGGATATCTAATATTTGAGGTCAGAGAACAAGGGCACTAAATACCATTGACGGTATGCAACATTGACAAGATGTTCCGTTGACAACATTCCAACCATTTCCAACATTTGACAGTATGCAATGCAAAAATGACATTCGGTTTAACTACAAGGTACTACACCACCAGTATGAATTTCTACAGCATATGAATGATCAAATATTTGAACAGCTAAAGTGAAACAAGGAACGGTTCCAATTCTTCATTTGTTTCAAAGAATCTGTGTTTTGACACATTATGAGAATTCATCCtctaaatttaagaaaaaatttagCATAGCTGCGTTAGTATCTGATACCAAGCGCTTGAGTCTAACATGGGTAAAGACTTACTCTTTTATTGTAGTTTAACACAAAGAAAAAAGTTTGGTGCAATAATAAAAagattacatatatataaatatatccaGTAATGATAAGCAAGAAAACATGACTTAAATCTGAGTACAGTAGCATCGCCAAGAAGAATTAAAAGGGAACTGACCATATCTAGATCACTACTCGTGTTGAGGATCCTAGTTATTAAATGgcattttataatgatttatttaacaaGGAAATGCTAGGTCTTTAGACCCATTTCTTTTCTCATATAGCCTATACAACAGCAGCATAGAATGACCAACATATTAGAGCTAGTTATTAAGagccaaaaagagaaaaaagagaggtTAAAACATGTCAAGCATAGGAGCAGTTAAATCCATGTGCCTTAGCTTATATCCAAGGGTTTATTTTCTATTTACTCTatatgaattattgattaagcacATTTgtctataatttcataataaaaggtaaaataaaaataagaaaaatataaaccTACAATGTGGTACAATTCTCTCTCCTTTAGCTGATTGAAAGTCCACGTGCATCACCCATCTTTTCCATTCCTCCCTATAAATCTCAATCCCATTTCCTTCTCATTAACTGAATTTAAAGAACTCAACTAACAAATGCACCTAATCTATGCTTGTTTAGGTAAATTTAACACAAAAGATATAAAGCAACTATAAAGAAAAGCAAGTGTTTTTCTTTTGTCCTAACAATGGCATTCATTATAAAGCAATtatcaaaaaaaggaaaaaaattgaagttatTCAAGTTTCAAGAGATGTGAATAACAAacttccttttccttttcatgTACCCTAGAAATAGCAAGACTCACAAAGAGACTACTAGCGATCCTGACAAGTACGGCAGAAGGTACCGTGAGACAGCTCGCAACAAGCCCGCACGTTAACAGTCAGGTGTGACGTGAGACAAGCCGTAGGAACCATGCTATGCAGAGGCAACAATGATTGGACACATCCCAATTCTCCCAAATTTCTGAAACAAACATAAGGCTAGCCAAAATCAATTTTGACATCCAAGCTTCCTTTTGTCAATGGGAAAATGTCAGCAAACTATGAAACTTTTTTTCATACAAAATAGTCTCTTGTATGATTCTCACTAATCCATACCGCCTTAGAAATTTAAGAACCTATTTAATCTTGGGAAAATTTAAGGCAAAAGGCAAGAATATTTTAGCTTCCcttgaaaacagagaaaatagtaACTCTACTTTAATCTAGTTTTCAGATTTAAAAATGAAAGTTCAATTGTTAACATCATTAAAATGATTCCATTAAGTTTAGGTTACAAAGGTTTTTTTTGGTTATATGAATACCAagcaagtatttttttttttaatttcaaaatgtcacacaatGGAATTTAACAGAAGTATTTTAACTGTTTTGACAACTGGActtcaattttgaaatctgaaaagtagagatACTAAATTCCAAATGTACAAAAAGTAAAGGGACCtggagcatatt
Protein-coding sequences here:
- the LOC107935031 gene encoding homeobox protein HAT3.1 isoform X4 translates to MTHEYGSGYVHETSEKKHQPGSDIVQNNLEEACTLVCGLPAEHLRPCSEEFSKNTLTERLGVLPEDSSKCTQIDQLSCPQLGSVEPTAAFGSINTSKELGEPTEQQQQLGSESLSNGIVKSPTATSHNAFYQALELNPEVMNQSNCGQRLQSPSEGASIVSQIGKSYLVEPLGLPPGFESGNSCVQQPKLHSEDMAQSSGVEQHEATPKNFLENSVQGRDGESSKTRKKYTPRPLSSSDRVLRSKSQEKSKASELSNNITDIGSSEQQKGKNRNKMIEKREVSDEYSRIRSHLRYLVNRINYERSLIAAYSTEGWKGLSLEKLKPEKELQRATSEILRRKLKIRDLFQRIDSLCAEGRLPESLFDSKGEIDSEDIFCAKCGSKDLSANNDIILCDGVCDRGFHQYCLQPPLLKEDIPPGDEGWLCPGCYCKLFCIELVNESQGASFCLADSWEKVFPEAVVAAGGQNQDPNLELPSDDSDDSDYNADNSEPDEKDQGDESSSDESDFTCSSEELEVPRNVDPCLGLLSDDSEDDDYDPDGPDHDNVAEPESSTSDFTSDSEDLGAMLKVNSSSPKDEVPVSNIGSTDSKGQKPKLGGNESRSDEPSSIMDSASGQDGTAVSKKRSSEKLDYKKLYDETYVNFPSSSSDDEDWSDTIAPRKRKRCAAGASSAPENGNASSSRSLSISEGSKLNPEHKLRRNMRHNSNFKDTNLSPAELKGGTSGSGSSDKKAGSSTHRRLGETEKQRLCESFRENQYPDRATKERLGKELDMTFRQVSKWFENARWSFNHPTSNQETAAKRFAENAIASAFPKKN